A single genomic interval of Shewanella psychropiezotolerans harbors:
- a CDS encoding DUF262 domain-containing protein: protein MSVKQTLWQLLDNYNIEIPIIQRDYAQGRTDAKVTQIRIDFVQNLHAMVSNSGLSQDLDFIYGSVKNDTLVLLDGQQRLTTLFLLHWYVAAGTGAMSEARNKLMKFRYETRVSSREFVESLLDFSEGLVVAGTDEDLSKKIIDAHWFFSVWRNDPTVQSMLTMLDEIHRVFRCNLLEGRGLWEKLVCNDRPPVTFHFLNMQEFSLTDELYIKMNARGRPLTEFENFKAWLQSYVDKSDDIKISDSFWSSMDKEWTDVFWRLRDKGEYEVDDLFLRCFKSIALINVAKTLNTSSKQLDLKDDQLVAAFRDNTYVPTQVYNDNKCFIEGTLNALSVLLSLLHQLQASVTGTIGAELWGQCKGVFEGVLRDKGYLEQARFCALFVYVSGIKKTGPWNEDELLELADWLGVALRMINNTAFDISVNYVRAVHALVGMMDLIGGVVMNNLAEIEAKDIRYFNETQRDEEILKARLVVGDPSWRSLLRSYESHEYFYGQIGFLLEGSRSTDSDNYCQSKFVSLANKASVLFSNSLIETEDFLLQRALLSIGDYLIPSGSNFSFCKNTKVSARYRYENWRRVFNDKERRTVLFQLLGYLEEGKEKEGLELVIANASCPDWRQLFIQFPQAISYCKQRQIRFDNDEHDEIYLLNGLRMSGRHKGLRTFVLYQEVKGSDCSDIVALKEIMQSYYEVSGEGEVPGVLFTPWQGGVLQVDYIEEDFLLSLYDLDNKEQELQIKECKQIDALKLLISKIRAMEATED, encoded by the coding sequence ATGAGTGTAAAGCAGACGCTCTGGCAGCTTTTGGATAATTACAATATTGAGATTCCAATAATTCAACGGGATTACGCCCAAGGCCGAACTGATGCCAAAGTCACACAAATTAGAATAGATTTTGTGCAAAATTTGCATGCAATGGTCAGTAATAGTGGCCTTAGTCAAGATTTGGATTTTATTTATGGCTCAGTGAAGAACGATACACTTGTCCTATTGGATGGTCAGCAGCGTTTGACAACCTTGTTTTTGCTCCATTGGTATGTCGCTGCAGGTACAGGGGCTATGAGTGAAGCCAGAAATAAATTAATGAAGTTTCGCTATGAAACCCGAGTTAGTTCAAGGGAATTCGTCGAGTCATTACTAGACTTTAGTGAAGGTCTGGTTGTGGCTGGCACTGATGAAGACCTTTCGAAAAAGATCATAGATGCACACTGGTTCTTTTCTGTGTGGCGCAATGATCCTACAGTGCAGTCAATGTTAACTATGCTGGATGAGATTCACCGTGTATTCAGGTGTAATCTGCTTGAAGGTCGAGGATTATGGGAAAAGTTGGTGTGTAACGATAGACCACCTGTAACTTTCCATTTCTTAAATATGCAGGAATTTTCCTTGACTGATGAGCTCTACATCAAAATGAATGCTAGAGGGCGCCCACTGACAGAGTTTGAGAACTTCAAAGCATGGTTGCAAAGTTATGTTGATAAATCTGATGATATTAAAATTTCAGATTCATTTTGGTCCTCAATGGATAAAGAGTGGACAGATGTATTTTGGCGGCTTCGCGATAAGGGCGAGTATGAAGTTGATGATTTATTTCTACGTTGCTTTAAAAGTATAGCGCTGATAAACGTTGCAAAAACTTTAAATACATCTTCGAAACAACTGGACTTGAAGGATGACCAGTTAGTCGCTGCATTTCGTGATAATACCTACGTACCGACTCAGGTTTACAATGACAATAAGTGCTTTATTGAGGGTACCCTTAACGCTCTCTCTGTATTACTAAGTTTGCTCCATCAGTTACAAGCGTCAGTGACTGGCACTATCGGTGCAGAGTTATGGGGGCAATGCAAAGGTGTTTTTGAAGGTGTTCTGAGAGATAAGGGTTACTTAGAACAGGCTCGTTTTTGTGCCCTTTTTGTTTATGTGTCAGGTATTAAAAAGACCGGTCCATGGAATGAAGATGAATTGCTGGAACTGGCCGATTGGTTGGGTGTTGCATTAAGAATGATCAATAACACTGCTTTTGATATATCGGTCAATTATGTTCGAGCTGTTCATGCCCTGGTCGGTATGATGGATTTGATAGGTGGTGTCGTGATGAATAACTTGGCTGAGATAGAAGCCAAAGATATTCGCTATTTTAATGAGACGCAGCGTGATGAAGAGATCCTAAAGGCTAGGTTGGTCGTCGGTGACCCAAGTTGGCGGTCGTTACTTAGAAGCTATGAAAGTCATGAGTATTTTTATGGGCAGATTGGTTTTTTATTAGAAGGCTCTCGTAGCACTGATTCAGATAATTACTGCCAAAGTAAATTTGTGAGTCTGGCAAATAAAGCATCTGTACTGTTTTCTAATTCTTTGATAGAAACTGAGGATTTTTTATTGCAAAGAGCTTTATTATCCATTGGAGACTACCTTATTCCTTCGGGAAGTAATTTTAGCTTTTGCAAAAACACTAAGGTTAGCGCTCGCTATAGGTATGAAAATTGGCGTCGTGTATTTAACGATAAAGAGCGTAGAACGGTATTATTTCAGCTTTTAGGGTACTTAGAAGAGGGGAAAGAAAAGGAAGGCCTAGAGTTAGTTATTGCTAATGCGAGTTGCCCTGACTGGCGTCAATTATTTATTCAGTTTCCACAGGCTATTTCATATTGTAAGCAGCGACAAATAAGATTTGATAATGATGAGCATGATGAAATATACCTTTTGAATGGTCTCAGAATGTCGGGTAGGCATAAGGGTTTAAGAACATTTGTACTCTATCAGGAAGTTAAAGGTTCTGACTGTTCTGACATTGTAGCGCTGAAAGAAATCATGCAGTCGTATTATGAAGTAAGTGGAGAAGGTGAAGTTCCTGGGGTTTTGTTTACCCCTTGGCAAGGAGGAGTTCTACAGGTTGATTACATCGAGGAAGATTTCTTATTGTCCTTATACGATCTTGATAATAAAGAGCAAGAATTGCAAATTAAGGAATGTAAGCAGATTGATGCTCTTAAACTATTGATTTCTAAAATAAGGGCAATGGAAGCAACTGAAGACTAG
- a CDS encoding AlpA family transcriptional regulator: MKFLRLKDVMDCTGLARSTVYKLIEEGSFPKSVSLGARAVAWVESKVQEWVLSKTEERDLRNS; encoded by the coding sequence ATGAAATTTTTAAGACTTAAAGATGTAATGGACTGTACAGGCCTAGCACGTTCAACAGTATATAAACTTATTGAAGAGGGAAGCTTCCCTAAGTCAGTTTCCTTGGGAGCTAGAGCCGTGGCCTGGGTAGAAAGTAAAGTTCAGGAGTGGGTTTTATCGAAAACTGAAGAGCGAGACCTTAGGAATTCATAA
- a CDS encoding WCX domain-containing protein → MRLLDTPSITRSDLDIARSQNKSASELIDIELLFSPSANFIMRNAKLSESQSVQQLEDGRYRVNAKVKATSGLRAFLWNMADNVEVVVPIKLRTHFTRLLNKVNARYQNDAT, encoded by the coding sequence GTGCGTTTACTAGATACCCCATCAATCACTCGAAGTGATTTAGATATTGCTCGAAGTCAAAATAAAAGCGCATCGGAGTTAATTGACATTGAGTTACTGTTTTCTCCATCAGCAAACTTTATCATGCGAAATGCCAAGCTGAGTGAAAGTCAAAGCGTCCAGCAATTGGAAGATGGGCGTTATCGCGTCAATGCCAAAGTTAAAGCCACCTCAGGGTTAAGAGCATTTTTGTGGAATATGGCAGACAATGTAGAAGTCGTGGTACCAATCAAATTAAGAACCCATTTCACACGGTTGCTCAACAAAGTAAATGCTCGGTATCAAAATGATGCGACTTAG
- a CDS encoding McrC family protein, protein MAYTLTAPVRIKLQEYGEPIVHQAKDIDLRTLAETNKRWRKTLGLSRDPIRVEDIGNGLLKLRAEAVTGVVRIGNTDIEISPKFLSATVGSWQTVLWRILTVVEGSHLDENLTAAHQLESLSIPDLLAEMFLSSYGKGAARGLPRGYVAEQRAGYTLRGRLDTSRLGEWVARPWVLPYVTDLLTDDTALARLLRWSAECLAATVKAPSRARALREVVAGLAHVGRRPPQLLEAQRISLGPQHQGLEAARVVGLLLLEGSGVHHTSGEHALSGFLWNSDTIYENYVYWLCHRAASQRGIRVNKDGIKFGQLIKGDGSKLETTPDVVFHDTDGFRVAITDAKYKRLGSRPKASDTYQVLTAGHVLGCQRVSLTYPVAMNRKPTVWRVSSALGGNDIELTALPINLMRLTLSGGHEALIDIIGDWLDGELFATK, encoded by the coding sequence GTGGCTTACACGCTAACAGCCCCGGTTCGCATCAAACTCCAAGAATATGGTGAACCGATTGTTCACCAAGCTAAAGATATTGATCTCCGTACACTAGCAGAGACGAACAAGCGCTGGCGCAAGACTCTAGGTCTTTCACGCGATCCTATCCGGGTGGAGGATATCGGCAACGGGCTCTTGAAGTTGAGGGCAGAGGCCGTTACAGGTGTCGTTCGCATTGGCAATACGGACATAGAGATCTCGCCGAAATTTCTAAGCGCTACAGTTGGCAGTTGGCAGACGGTTTTATGGCGAATTCTAACGGTTGTTGAGGGCAGTCATTTGGACGAAAACCTAACTGCAGCGCATCAATTGGAATCACTGTCCATACCCGACCTGCTCGCCGAGATGTTCCTCTCATCCTACGGCAAAGGGGCTGCACGTGGCCTGCCGCGCGGCTATGTAGCCGAGCAAAGAGCTGGCTACACTCTCCGAGGAAGACTAGATACTTCACGTTTGGGGGAGTGGGTCGCACGCCCTTGGGTACTTCCGTATGTAACAGATCTCCTAACTGATGACACTGCATTGGCCCGACTACTACGCTGGTCCGCAGAATGTCTTGCGGCAACCGTAAAAGCACCCAGCCGAGCACGAGCTTTGCGCGAAGTTGTGGCAGGCCTAGCTCACGTTGGTAGAAGGCCTCCTCAACTGCTCGAAGCACAGCGGATTTCCCTTGGTCCACAACATCAAGGGCTTGAGGCTGCTCGTGTGGTAGGATTGTTGCTATTGGAAGGATCTGGTGTTCATCACACCAGCGGCGAACATGCACTGTCAGGTTTTTTGTGGAACTCTGATACTATCTACGAAAACTATGTTTACTGGTTGTGTCATCGGGCTGCTAGTCAGCGTGGCATACGAGTTAACAAAGATGGGATAAAATTTGGCCAGTTAATTAAAGGGGATGGGAGCAAGCTGGAGACGACACCCGATGTAGTTTTTCATGACACCGACGGTTTTCGGGTCGCTATCACTGACGCTAAGTACAAACGTCTAGGCTCACGACCAAAGGCATCGGATACTTATCAGGTGCTAACCGCTGGTCATGTTCTCGGCTGCCAGAGGGTCTCGCTGACATACCCCGTCGCCATGAATCGCAAGCCCACAGTTTGGCGGGTTTCGTCGGCTTTGGGTGGCAATGACATCGAGTTAACAGCACTCCCAATTAACCTCATGAGGTTGACACTGTCCGGAGGGCATGAAGCTTTGATCGACATAATCGGGGACTGGCTAGACGGCGAACTGTTTGCCACAAAGTAG
- a CDS encoding AAA family ATPase has product MADKLNDIMASWSASRNVLLYGPPATGKTRLISELFQALDTPPESQRGILLDPNDAASPLSRPNQEITIPQPVKVVWTTFHQSYGYEDFVLGLRPDITTEGTRLQPWAGVFLDAALELDDPSSEYKSVVIFIDEINRGNAARIFGEFMTFLDFDYRDDGRIPLPLPLRQLTYKDGRSEKIFRPGGKKSDIPENFRFPRNIYIVSTMNSVDRAAVPIDSALARRFDRIEMRPNLDVLAQNWGLDKTTIPKPSEDNWETLSPLVTGYLLLDRLNIAIASDFGPEFELGHGLLTSVVSNRTVEGQATPTVEENDTWRSLAAIWDNVLFPQLEDRYSGRPEQLIDLLRVDTAPSLGDYAWKLRTSMSSTVTTRVLSPVRLSELNIDVIQRSLRWLTR; this is encoded by the coding sequence ATGGCTGATAAACTCAACGACATTATGGCCTCATGGAGTGCCAGCCGGAACGTTCTGCTCTACGGCCCCCCTGCGACTGGCAAGACGAGGTTAATCAGTGAGCTATTCCAGGCACTAGACACACCGCCGGAAAGCCAACGCGGCATTCTCCTCGACCCTAACGACGCGGCGAGCCCGCTTAGTCGGCCGAATCAGGAGATCACTATCCCCCAGCCCGTTAAGGTAGTATGGACAACGTTCCATCAGTCCTACGGATACGAGGACTTTGTGCTAGGCTTGAGGCCCGATATTACCACCGAAGGAACGCGTCTCCAACCATGGGCTGGTGTCTTTCTCGACGCCGCACTTGAACTGGATGATCCCTCGTCGGAATACAAGTCGGTAGTGATTTTTATTGACGAGATAAACCGTGGTAACGCGGCTCGCATTTTTGGTGAGTTTATGACTTTCCTAGACTTCGACTACCGCGATGATGGTCGTATACCTCTCCCCTTACCCCTCCGACAGCTGACCTACAAAGACGGTCGGAGCGAGAAGATCTTCCGGCCCGGCGGCAAGAAATCTGATATCCCCGAGAATTTCAGATTTCCGAGAAATATCTACATAGTATCAACGATGAACAGCGTCGATCGAGCAGCTGTACCGATTGACAGCGCCCTTGCACGCCGATTCGATCGGATAGAAATGCGTCCCAACCTCGATGTCCTAGCCCAGAATTGGGGCCTGGACAAGACAACCATTCCTAAACCAAGTGAAGACAATTGGGAAACCCTCAGTCCGTTGGTGACCGGTTATCTACTGCTCGACAGACTAAACATTGCCATCGCCTCCGACTTTGGTCCCGAATTTGAGCTTGGTCACGGCCTTCTAACATCCGTGGTAAGTAATCGAACTGTCGAAGGACAGGCCACACCGACCGTTGAAGAAAATGATACTTGGCGCAGCCTTGCTGCGATCTGGGATAACGTCCTATTCCCTCAGTTGGAGGATAGGTACTCCGGCCGCCCAGAGCAATTGATCGACCTATTGCGCGTCGACACAGCCCCATCACTCGGCGATTACGCTTGGAAGCTGCGAACCTCAATGAGCAGCACTGTCACGACTAGGGTTCTGTCCCCCGTCCGTCTTAGTGAGCTTAACATTGACGTAATTCAGAGGTCCCTTAGGTGGCTTACACGCTAA
- a CDS encoding DNA adenine methylase: protein MSFRYLGNKTRLTDWIVGEIGRVLPSGSTIADPMCGTASVSLALARAGYSVTAADALTFPVIHARVRLLAKQPPAFKALGGYDKALDWMCSAAPVDGYFFKEFGEGGSPANGRAPRLYFSATNAAHIDGVRDGIRELASSGDISEIEHSVLLHHLILATNKVANISGTYGYFLRELSRSALRPITFDPIEFEQTQGHHTVLHGPVEKHASALSVDAVYLDPPYTKRQYAGNYHILETLAREDEPLAAGDGGLRPWKEQASDFCYRRNAGKAFRETLEQLNVPHVFISYSQDGQVHEDELLSILSDFGKVTIHEQPYTRFRSNNRTKEGTVLERLYHIETF from the coding sequence ATGTCGTTCCGCTACCTCGGTAACAAAACGCGACTAACCGACTGGATTGTCGGCGAGATTGGACGTGTCCTTCCGTCAGGCTCAACGATCGCTGACCCTATGTGTGGTACAGCCTCAGTCTCATTGGCCTTGGCCCGTGCTGGCTACTCAGTGACTGCAGCCGATGCTCTGACCTTCCCAGTTATTCATGCGCGGGTTCGACTGTTAGCCAAACAGCCGCCAGCTTTCAAGGCACTCGGTGGCTACGACAAAGCTCTGGATTGGATGTGCTCGGCTGCGCCCGTAGATGGATACTTTTTTAAGGAGTTTGGCGAGGGCGGAAGTCCTGCGAACGGGCGTGCGCCACGTCTCTACTTCTCTGCAACCAACGCAGCACACATAGACGGTGTTAGAGACGGCATCCGTGAGTTGGCCTCATCTGGAGACATTAGTGAGATCGAGCATAGCGTGCTACTCCATCATCTGATTCTAGCCACTAATAAGGTAGCGAATATCAGCGGTACCTATGGGTACTTCCTGCGAGAGCTCTCTCGATCGGCACTTCGGCCGATTACATTCGACCCTATTGAGTTCGAGCAAACACAAGGGCACCACACAGTTCTTCATGGGCCGGTTGAAAAACATGCATCGGCTCTCAGCGTCGATGCAGTCTACCTCGATCCACCATATACCAAAAGGCAGTATGCTGGGAACTACCACATCTTGGAAACACTCGCTCGGGAAGACGAGCCATTAGCAGCTGGTGATGGGGGACTCCGTCCGTGGAAAGAACAGGCCTCTGACTTTTGCTACCGACGCAACGCCGGCAAAGCATTTCGCGAAACACTCGAGCAACTTAATGTGCCACATGTGTTTATCTCCTATAGCCAAGACGGCCAAGTTCACGAAGATGAGCTGCTCTCCATTTTGAGCGACTTTGGAAAAGTTACAATACACGAGCAACCCTACACTCGGTTCCGCAGTAACAACCGAACAAAGGAAGGAACAGTGCTAGAGCGCCTTTACCACATAGAGACCTTTTGA
- a CDS encoding adenine-specific methyltransferase EcoRI family protein translates to MTKNTAIPTRNKDFQQARQARKDEFYTSLSDIELELRHYTSHFEGKVVYCNCDDPRASNFFRYFSENFEKLGLKKLITTCYQSQDAEHFGQNDSDKAVYLEYTGNNNRDSIPSDQENGIKQLVEDGDFRSDESVALLKQADIVVTNPPFSLFKEYVAQLVEYEKKFIIIGNMNAVTYTNIFPLIKNSQIWYGPSIRSGDREFRVPDDYPLMAAGSRVDEYGNKYVRVKGIRWFTNLDYPSRHVDLNLQKTYSPDANPKYANFDAIEVSKTKDIPLDYDGPMGVPITFLDKFNPDQFEILGSSKALSRPMSQIAEKGTFQQGGPRFYLPNGDGTYRRMYERIIIRKKHS, encoded by the coding sequence ATGACGAAAAACACAGCTATTCCCACCAGAAACAAGGATTTCCAACAAGCTAGGCAAGCGAGGAAGGATGAGTTCTACACCTCCCTCAGTGATATTGAGCTTGAGCTAAGGCATTACACGAGCCACTTCGAGGGTAAAGTTGTCTACTGCAACTGTGACGATCCTCGAGCCAGTAACTTCTTTCGCTACTTTTCTGAGAATTTCGAGAAGCTTGGTTTGAAGAAGTTAATCACCACATGCTATCAAAGTCAGGACGCAGAGCACTTCGGACAGAATGACTCTGACAAGGCTGTCTACTTGGAGTATACAGGTAATAATAACCGCGATAGCATCCCAAGTGATCAAGAGAACGGCATCAAGCAGCTCGTAGAAGACGGAGACTTCCGCAGCGACGAAAGTGTCGCATTGCTCAAGCAGGCCGATATAGTGGTGACCAACCCGCCGTTCTCGCTCTTCAAGGAATACGTAGCTCAGCTCGTCGAGTATGAGAAGAAGTTCATAATCATCGGGAACATGAATGCTGTGACCTATACGAATATTTTTCCGCTCATCAAGAATAGCCAGATATGGTATGGCCCAAGCATACGCAGTGGAGACCGAGAATTTCGAGTGCCAGACGACTATCCGCTAATGGCCGCTGGCTCTAGGGTCGACGAGTACGGCAACAAATACGTCAGGGTAAAGGGTATCCGTTGGTTCACCAACCTCGATTATCCCAGTCGGCACGTGGACCTGAACCTCCAGAAGACTTACTCTCCAGACGCAAACCCGAAGTATGCAAACTTCGACGCGATTGAGGTCAGTAAGACGAAGGACATCCCTTTGGATTATGACGGCCCCATGGGAGTTCCGATCACCTTCCTCGATAAGTTCAACCCAGATCAGTTCGAGATCCTTGGCTCCAGTAAGGCTCTAAGTCGGCCGATGTCTCAGATAGCGGAAAAAGGCACCTTTCAGCAAGGTGGACCACGTTTTTATCTGCCAAACGGCGACGGCACGTACCGCCGGATGTACGAACGCATAATCATTAGGAAGAAGCATTCATGA
- a CDS encoding GreA/GreB family elongation factor, which yields MTTTPLDPQNFNSAAVNQSHDGQGDNVLNKYIQSIAPDLLRRPIQAILNAIANDDLDKAKSDIELIESMGGKDSNAQMLISALRIFNDLVGDEEQSRAIYQSLKQSLASTHQVPNDVITAALMLYEFKDSQEAMAAKRYLQTKHSPVSYSTYIFNKNLASTEQLSQFWEAHELNLDLPALKGLIIGALRVQAHDLLAKVYPSLEHYEPNLSNKALTFFCQGAILFPRFTNRHYYLLTYPDKVEVDRLVVEGASLLNQGQSDRMTIGACASFATYTQNEISDLPTALCPFINKIDDSFTVLKLNLQSYLNKEKTPSPVAFQDDDFIEGVLSSKHFPTLFTTNSAIMLRRALKLDLAPELARMEKLVRVSLLAKLVTIEPTTQRQLIDYLDKMLNDTPYDLTAYPFHHSYHLCNLLDEAELHRYIPKILAQFQIQGAWLSPPKGMYLDSLIKTKQLSTLNTTLALTHPDEHQALYHSCRARYFEAIGEDKNVLKHAYLAIESSDNHINAWIYLIKFAGRSQHVSSAELRSIFETIPDECFIRPSPYSWELLATCLRYGDFSRAERIALDLFVVSPNEMALHYSNWVNSAFLHDQGSFQPTYATTVGDHQNCYLLESNGTTNYKLVTAVKNQHPDFILPTSPLGKQLLEGKKGDTIENQLIEYRIVEIVSPFEGALQIANKLRQELNDGTDSFAMLTIPEDPKQLNEFLKKTIAMSNKRRSESSLQLLSDNNHPIQVRGAHQANHSKWSGAVAAILSPNFAKNSTPNQNSRSRVLCSPIFTD from the coding sequence ATGACCACCACTCCCCTAGATCCTCAAAATTTTAACTCTGCAGCGGTTAATCAGTCCCATGATGGCCAAGGCGACAATGTATTAAATAAGTACATTCAAAGCATTGCACCAGACCTATTACGAAGACCGATTCAGGCGATCCTTAACGCCATTGCTAATGACGACTTAGACAAAGCTAAGTCTGACATTGAACTCATTGAGTCTATGGGGGGCAAAGATAGTAATGCTCAAATGTTGATCAGTGCACTTCGCATCTTTAATGATCTTGTTGGTGATGAAGAACAAAGCCGAGCAATCTATCAATCCCTGAAGCAAAGCTTGGCTTCGACCCATCAGGTACCTAATGATGTGATCACTGCAGCGCTAATGCTGTATGAATTCAAAGACTCTCAAGAAGCAATGGCCGCTAAGCGATACCTACAAACAAAGCACTCACCTGTAAGCTACAGCACGTATATTTTTAATAAGAACTTAGCCAGTACAGAACAGCTAAGCCAATTTTGGGAAGCTCATGAGTTAAACTTAGACTTGCCAGCACTAAAAGGATTGATTATCGGTGCCCTAAGAGTGCAAGCACACGATCTTCTAGCAAAGGTCTATCCGTCTCTAGAACACTACGAGCCCAACCTTTCCAATAAGGCTCTCACCTTTTTTTGCCAAGGCGCCATTCTTTTCCCTAGATTCACTAATCGGCATTATTACCTTCTTACATATCCAGATAAGGTCGAGGTAGATAGGCTAGTAGTAGAGGGGGCCAGTTTGCTCAATCAAGGCCAGTCAGATCGAATGACTATTGGTGCCTGTGCTTCATTCGCTACCTACACGCAAAATGAAATCAGTGATCTACCTACAGCTCTGTGTCCCTTTATCAATAAAATAGATGATAGCTTCACTGTGCTTAAGCTAAATTTACAGTCATATTTGAATAAAGAAAAAACACCGTCTCCGGTAGCGTTTCAAGATGACGACTTTATCGAAGGAGTATTAAGCAGCAAACACTTCCCAACTCTGTTCACAACAAACTCAGCTATAATGCTGCGGCGTGCTCTTAAATTAGATTTGGCGCCGGAATTAGCTAGGATGGAAAAGCTGGTACGTGTCTCCTTATTAGCAAAGCTCGTTACGATTGAGCCAACAACTCAGAGGCAGCTTATCGATTATTTAGACAAGATGCTAAACGATACACCTTATGATTTAACGGCGTATCCATTCCATCACTCATACCATCTTTGTAACTTGTTAGATGAAGCAGAACTGCATAGGTATATACCTAAGATCTTAGCGCAATTTCAAATTCAAGGTGCCTGGCTATCTCCACCAAAGGGCATGTATCTAGACTCCCTGATAAAAACAAAACAGCTCTCCACTTTGAATACGACCTTAGCTCTAACCCATCCAGACGAGCATCAAGCACTATATCATTCTTGTAGGGCCCGTTATTTTGAGGCGATTGGAGAAGACAAAAATGTCCTTAAACACGCCTATCTTGCCATTGAGAGCTCAGATAACCATATAAACGCTTGGATCTACTTAATAAAATTTGCAGGCCGATCTCAACATGTTTCATCTGCTGAATTACGCTCCATCTTTGAAACTATTCCTGACGAGTGCTTCATTCGGCCATCTCCTTATTCTTGGGAATTGCTAGCTACATGTCTGAGATACGGCGATTTCAGCCGTGCAGAACGGATCGCTTTGGATCTATTTGTAGTTAGCCCTAATGAAATGGCTCTTCATTACAGTAACTGGGTAAACTCAGCCTTCCTTCACGATCAAGGTAGTTTTCAACCAACTTATGCCACTACTGTAGGTGATCATCAAAACTGCTATTTATTGGAATCTAACGGGACTACTAATTACAAACTCGTAACAGCTGTTAAAAACCAACATCCTGACTTCATCCTGCCAACTAGTCCCTTAGGGAAGCAACTTTTAGAGGGAAAGAAGGGCGATACAATAGAGAACCAGCTAATTGAGTACCGCATCGTAGAAATAGTTTCCCCTTTTGAGGGGGCTTTACAGATCGCAAACAAACTCAGGCAGGAACTCAATGACGGAACTGACTCCTTCGCAATGCTGACGATCCCTGAAGATCCAAAGCAATTGAATGAGTTCCTTAAAAAGACAATCGCGATGAGCAATAAGCGACGAAGTGAGTCATCATTACAGCTTCTCTCTGACAACAATCATCCGATTCAAGTTAGGGGGGCACATCAAGCTAATCACTCTAAATGGTCGGGAGCTGTTGCTGCAATCCTATCTCCAAACTTCGCTAAGAACAGTACCCCGAATCAAAACTCGCGAAGCCGCGTGTTGTGCTCACCGATTTTTACGGATTAA
- a CDS encoding nucleotidyltransferase domain-containing protein, giving the protein MKMKTSLEHLPEQKIHELKRAVATIRQFVEPQMIILFGSYARGDWVEDLDPDTLQFRYQSDFDLLVVMETRQQASHVEQNERLSQALMKPIQRTPVSVIAEDLAFINRRISKSQYFYIDIKREGIMLYDTGNFTIGEAKELTALERSLLAQEDYDYWMKNADEFLITYSFMVSQNFLSNAAFLLHQVTEKLYSAILLVFTRYKPSVHDLKKLGGLVAGIEPEFLTVFPQGT; this is encoded by the coding sequence ATGAAAATGAAAACCTCCCTTGAACATCTGCCTGAGCAGAAAATCCATGAGCTAAAACGTGCTGTGGCCACCATTCGTCAATTTGTTGAGCCGCAGATGATCATTCTGTTCGGCAGCTATGCCCGCGGCGACTGGGTCGAAGATCTTGACCCCGATACCTTGCAGTTTCGCTATCAAAGTGACTTTGACTTGTTAGTGGTCATGGAGACTCGTCAACAAGCCAGTCATGTCGAACAAAATGAGCGTCTCAGTCAGGCGTTGATGAAACCCATTCAACGGACGCCCGTTAGCGTGATAGCCGAAGACCTTGCTTTCATCAATAGACGCATCAGTAAAAGTCAGTACTTCTATATCGACATTAAGCGTGAAGGCATTATGTTGTATGACACCGGCAACTTTACCATTGGTGAAGCCAAAGAGCTGACGGCACTAGAACGGTCTCTTCTGGCGCAGGAAGATTATGATTATTGGATGAAAAATGCGGATGAGTTTCTTATTACTTATTCATTTATGGTGAGCCAAAATTTTCTCAGTAATGCCGCTTTTTTACTACATCAAGTCACTGAAAAACTCTACAGTGCCATTCTACTCGTCTTTACTCGCTATAAACCCAGTGTTCATGATTTAAAAAAACTCGGCGGCCTAGTGGCTGGTATTGAACCGGAGTTTCTCACCGTGTTTCCGCAAGGGACCTAA